A genome region from Gemmatimonadaceae bacterium includes the following:
- a CDS encoding abortive infection system antitoxin AbiGi family protein has protein sequence MLSSASLFHFTRNLQSLRGILAEGFKVNPSFERMDILSRAFGGPPDGDETGIPMVCFCDIPLSQTTEHMDRYGKYAIGLSKGWGEARKIAPVLYGHSGTPLLDALIAYRKLLLKFKVTSDPDPAARRNALEAGRLVYYFKAYEGDARQADGKIRHTRFYDEREWRYVPDSIEDCPTISREAMADPNARLAVEAYLATCSRLMFRPQDVTHIIVATDADIPPLLEGLADAGILQGNDASLVTRITTAERIRADY, from the coding sequence ATGCTAAGCTCAGCGTCGCTCTTCCACTTCACAAGGAATCTGCAGAGCCTGAGAGGCATCCTGGCCGAGGGGTTCAAGGTCAATCCGTCGTTTGAGCGCATGGACATCCTTTCGCGAGCATTCGGTGGACCGCCGGATGGTGACGAGACAGGGATACCGATGGTGTGCTTCTGCGATATTCCGCTGTCGCAGACCACCGAACACATGGACCGCTACGGCAAGTATGCCATCGGTCTTTCGAAAGGCTGGGGCGAGGCGCGTAAGATTGCACCAGTGCTATACGGACACTCTGGTACGCCACTTCTAGATGCACTGATAGCCTATAGGAAGCTGTTACTCAAGTTCAAGGTTACGAGTGACCCTGACCCTGCCGCGCGACGCAATGCGCTGGAAGCGGGCCGGCTGGTGTACTACTTCAAGGCGTATGAGGGCGATGCCCGCCAGGCGGATGGGAAAATCCGCCATACGCGCTTCTATGACGAACGCGAGTGGCGTTACGTACCCGACTCGATTGAGGACTGCCCAACCATTAGCCGTGAGGCTATGGCCGATCCCAATGCTCGCTTGGCGGTCGAGGCGTACTTGGCGACTTGCTCCCGCCTGATGTTTCGGCCGCAGGACGTAACGCACATAATCGTGGCAACGGATGCAGACATTCCGCCGCTACTCGAAGGGCTTGCTGACGCTGGGATCCTCCAAGGCAATGATGCCTCGCTTGTAACCCGAATCACGACAGCTGAAAGGATTAGGGCCGATTACTAG
- a CDS encoding type II toxin-antitoxin system HicB family antitoxin yields MKYKVVLQHSDEGYSVSVPGLPGCWSQGATEAEAVVNVSEAIREYLAVRDELVRDADVREVEVG; encoded by the coding sequence ATGAAGTACAAGGTGGTGCTCCAACACTCGGATGAAGGGTACAGCGTGTCCGTTCCCGGTCTTCCCGGTTGCTGGTCCCAGGGCGCAACCGAGGCCGAAGCCGTCGTCAACGTAAGCGAAGCCATCCGGGAGTACTTGGCGGTCCGCGACGAACTCGTGCGGGACGCGGACGTGCGCGAGGTTGAGGTCGGGTGA
- a CDS encoding type II toxin-antitoxin system HicA family toxin: MPRIPGINHLEAVRALEKAGFRVARQGKHIVMTDGQRIVTIPRHNPVNAFTLGGIVRDAGLTPEQFRNLL, from the coding sequence GTGCCACGCATCCCCGGCATCAACCACCTCGAGGCAGTTCGCGCCTTGGAGAAGGCAGGTTTTCGGGTGGCGCGGCAAGGCAAGCATATTGTGATGACGGACGGCCAGCGCATCGTGACGATTCCCCGCCACAACCCGGTCAACGCCTTCACGCTCGGTGGGATCGTGCGAGATGCGGGACTCACGCCTGAACAATTCCGCAATCTTCTGTAG
- a CDS encoding helix-turn-helix transcriptional regulator: MSGGPASQDPELLRRLLRAKDRMDAASHEDWPVGRLARVSGVSEAHFARSFNQAFGVPPHRYLLTRRIERATALLRDTDRSITEIAFETGWRSLGTFGRTFRDVTGQSPSAVRARARASAQGLDRVPACIDSAAHRPHLTMAVSEKRRRVGSAK; this comes from the coding sequence ATGAGCGGAGGTCCGGCAAGCCAGGACCCCGAGCTGTTGCGCCGCCTGCTGCGCGCCAAGGACCGCATGGACGCCGCTTCGCACGAGGACTGGCCCGTGGGGCGCCTGGCCCGCGTGAGCGGCGTGTCCGAGGCCCACTTCGCGCGATCGTTCAATCAGGCCTTCGGCGTTCCGCCGCACCGCTACTTGCTCACGCGGCGCATCGAACGCGCCACGGCGCTGCTCCGCGACACAGACCGTTCCATCACCGAGATCGCGTTCGAGACGGGCTGGCGGAGTCTGGGCACGTTCGGACGCACCTTTCGCGACGTCACCGGCCAGAGCCCGAGTGCCGTCCGTGCACGCGCCAGGGCCTCGGCGCAGGGGCTCGACCGCGTGCCGGCGTGCATCGACAGCGCCGCGCACCGGCCCCACCTCACGATGGCAGTTTCGGAGAAGCGGCGCCGAGTGGGGAGCGCTAAATAG
- a CDS encoding DUF1801 domain-containing protein: MQAYIASMEPWQAAIAKRVDALVVKHVRGVHKAVKWHSPFYGVEGQGWFLAFAAFQHHVKFSFFKGTSLTPVPPVGKHKNVRSLDVRESDTLDENQLATWIQQAAAIPGWTA, encoded by the coding sequence GTGCAGGCCTACATCGCCAGCATGGAGCCGTGGCAGGCCGCCATCGCCAAACGCGTCGACGCGCTGGTCGTGAAGCACGTGCGCGGCGTTCACAAGGCCGTGAAGTGGCACAGCCCATTCTACGGCGTCGAGGGGCAAGGCTGGTTCCTCGCCTTCGCTGCCTTCCAGCACCACGTGAAGTTCAGCTTCTTCAAGGGTACGTCGCTCACGCCCGTGCCGCCGGTGGGCAAACACAAGAACGTGCGCTCCCTGGATGTGCGCGAGTCGGACACGCTCGACGAGAATCAACTGGCCACCTGGATCCAGCAGGCGGCCGCCATCCCCGGCTGGACGGCATGA
- a CDS encoding VOC family protein — translation MTQGVDVAGVYVRDQDEALEFYVEKVGFRVHTDVKNGDYRWLTVQHPDQPSFQLGLFVPGPPVHDAATAQTLKAVVAKGAMPPLVLVVDDCRAAYDQMRERGVEFTQEPVARYGSVDAGFRDPSGNGWKLIQERR, via the coding sequence ATGACGCAGGGTGTGGATGTGGCCGGCGTATACGTGCGGGATCAGGACGAGGCGTTGGAGTTCTACGTGGAGAAGGTCGGCTTCCGCGTCCACACGGACGTGAAGAACGGGGACTATCGCTGGCTCACGGTGCAGCACCCGGACCAGCCGTCGTTCCAGCTGGGCCTGTTCGTACCGGGCCCGCCGGTGCACGATGCGGCCACGGCGCAGACGCTGAAGGCCGTGGTGGCCAAGGGCGCGATGCCGCCGCTGGTGCTGGTGGTGGACGACTGCCGCGCCGCCTACGACCAGATGCGCGAGCGGGGCGTGGAGTTCACACAGGAACCCGTGGCCCGCTACGGCAGCGTGGACGCCGGCTTCCGCGACCCGTCGGGGAACGGGTGGAAGCTGATCCAGGAACGCCGATGA
- a CDS encoding DUF2252 family protein: MNIHHAVADYERWLGGRLPLIAADLIIKHRLMREGAFPFLRGTYFRWAQRWPATCRDLLDAPVVLAVGDLHVENFGTWRDAEGRLVWGINDFDEVWRLPYTNDLVRLAVSVALAADASDLRLGIKDATTILLSGYRESLAAGGQPVVLAERHHALRKIAVSRLRNPEEFWAKLDAATPMRGVLPREARSALAKLWPSRALPWRVAHRIAGVGSLGRQRFVALADWRGGRIAREAKGLAVSAAAWASGSRRVGRTLYATALDRAVRCADPFVTVHEGWIARRLAPDCSRIELASLPRDRSERHLLHAMGWETANVHLGSASARTLLADLERRPKNWLVRAAAAMSDDVLEDFAGWRAGPASAKGRPAGRD, translated from the coding sequence ATGAACATTCATCATGCCGTTGCCGATTACGAGCGCTGGCTGGGCGGGCGCCTGCCTCTCATCGCGGCCGATCTCATCATCAAGCACCGGCTAATGCGCGAAGGCGCCTTCCCCTTTCTCCGCGGCACCTACTTCCGGTGGGCGCAACGCTGGCCGGCCACCTGTCGCGACCTGCTCGACGCACCGGTGGTGCTGGCAGTGGGCGATCTGCACGTGGAGAACTTCGGCACCTGGCGCGACGCCGAAGGTCGGCTGGTGTGGGGCATCAACGACTTCGACGAGGTGTGGCGCCTGCCGTACACCAACGACCTCGTGCGTCTGGCGGTGAGCGTCGCGCTCGCGGCCGACGCGTCGGATTTGCGGCTCGGCATCAAGGATGCGACGACGATCCTCCTTTCCGGCTACCGCGAGTCGCTCGCCGCGGGGGGGCAGCCCGTGGTGCTCGCCGAGCGGCACCACGCGCTGCGAAAGATTGCGGTGTCGCGTTTGCGCAATCCCGAGGAGTTCTGGGCGAAGCTCGACGCGGCGACGCCTATGCGCGGTGTGCTCCCGCGCGAAGCACGCTCGGCGCTGGCCAAGCTCTGGCCATCACGCGCTCTCCCATGGCGCGTAGCGCACCGGATTGCCGGAGTGGGCAGCCTGGGCCGCCAACGATTCGTGGCGCTGGCCGATTGGCGCGGCGGCCGCATCGCGCGTGAGGCCAAGGGACTGGCCGTGTCGGCGGCCGCGTGGGCGTCGGGCAGTCGGCGCGTCGGTCGGACGCTGTATGCGACGGCGCTCGACAGGGCGGTGCGATGCGCCGATCCGTTCGTCACCGTCCACGAGGGGTGGATCGCCCGCCGGCTGGCGCCCGACTGCTCGCGGATCGAACTCGCGAGTCTTCCGCGCGACCGCAGCGAACGACACCTGCTCCACGCCATGGGGTGGGAGACCGCCAACGTCCATCTGGGGAGCGCGAGTGCGCGCACCCTGCTCGCCGACCTCGAGCGTCGCCCGAAGAACTGGCTCGTGCGCGCGGCGGCGGCCATGTCCGACGACGTGCTCGAGGATTTCGCGGGATGGCGTGCCGGGCCCGCGTCCGCCAAGGGGCGCCCGGCTGGGCGTGATTGA
- a CDS encoding porin family protein, which yields MKRFNILALGSALCLSAPTALRAQMPAAHPSFGVVGALNLARFGGSGTTGMENKVGYTAGGFVRIPLSPAWSFQPELDYTTKGVKYTFDSNQGTYVSTQTLPYVEMPLLLRVDGNSARGIGLFAEFGPALAARVGCSISVRGGGLSRSGPCDGFSQMRTFDVGAMAGGGIDLPLRGHTTTLGVRYNYGLAPIAGGSSVKNRNLQFLAGWRP from the coding sequence ATGAAGCGTTTCAATATTCTGGCCCTTGGTTCTGCGTTGTGCTTGTCCGCGCCCACGGCCTTGCGCGCGCAGATGCCGGCCGCCCACCCGTCGTTTGGGGTCGTGGGCGCCCTCAACCTTGCCAGGTTTGGCGGTTCCGGCACAACGGGGATGGAGAACAAGGTCGGATACACCGCCGGAGGGTTCGTGCGCATTCCTTTGTCGCCGGCGTGGTCATTCCAACCGGAGCTCGACTACACGACCAAAGGGGTCAAGTACACCTTCGATTCCAACCAGGGCACGTACGTATCCACGCAAACGCTGCCCTACGTCGAGATGCCACTCCTGCTGCGCGTGGACGGGAACAGCGCCCGCGGCATTGGCCTGTTTGCGGAATTCGGACCCGCGCTGGCCGCCAGAGTCGGCTGCTCGATCAGCGTACGCGGCGGAGGTCTGTCGCGCTCAGGGCCGTGCGATGGATTCAGCCAGATGCGCACCTTCGACGTCGGCGCCATGGCCGGTGGCGGCATCGACCTGCCCCTGCGAGGCCACACGACGACGCTCGGCGTCCGCTACAACTACGGCCTCGCCCCCATCGCGGGGGGCAGTTCCGTCAAGAACCGCAATCTGCAGTTCCTGGCGGGTTGGCGCCCGTAG